From a single Podarcis raffonei isolate rPodRaf1 chromosome 10, rPodRaf1.pri, whole genome shotgun sequence genomic region:
- the DNAJC2 gene encoding dnaJ homolog subfamily C member 2: MLLRGAPEGQVTGVSRALSSASVLCQVEPVGRWFEAFIKRRNIHVSASFQELEDEKELSEESGDEELQLEEFPMLKTLDPKDWKNQDHYSVLGLGHIRYKASQKQIKAAHKAMVLKHHPDKRKTAGEQIGEGDNDYFTCITKAYEILSDPLKRRAFNSIDPTFDNTVPSKSEAKENFFEVFSPVFERNARWSNKKNVPKLGDTNSSFEEVDAFYSFWYNFDSWREFSYLDEEEKEKAECRDERRWIEKQNRAARALRKKEEMNRIRTLVDTAYSCDPRIKKFKEEEKAKKEAEKKAKAEAKRKEQEERDRQRQAELEAARLAKEKEEEEIRQQALLVKKEKDIQKKAIKKERQKLRTTCKNWNYFSDSEAECVKMMEEVEKLCDRLELASLQCLNEALTSTTREEGKAAVEKQIDEVNEQIRREREEAEARMRQATKSSEKPTSGGVGGSKNWSEDDLQLLIKAVNLFPAGTNSRWEVIANYMNLHSTTGIKRTAKDVINKAKSLQKLDPHQKDDINKKAFDKFKKEHGVVPQADSATPSERFEATFTDLSPWTTEEQKLLEQALKTYPVNTPERWEKIAASVPGRSKKDCMKRYKELVEMVKAKKAAQEQVVNAAKTKK, translated from the exons ATGCTGCTGAGAGGGGCGCCCGAGGGGCAGGTCACCGGCGTCTCCAGAGCCTTGTCCTCGG CTTCTGTGCTTTGCCAAGTTGAACCTGTGGGAAGATGGTTTGAAGCATTTATTAAGAGGAGAAACATACATGTTTCTGCCTCTTTCCAGGAACTGGAAGATGAGAAAGAGCTCTCTGAAGAGTCAGGTGATGAAGAATTGCAGCTGGAGGAATTTCCTATGTTAAAAACACTAGATCCAAAGGACTGGAAG AATCAGGATCATTATTCAGTTCTTGGGCTGGGACATATAAGATACAAGGCATCTCAGAAGCAAATAAAAGCTGCTC ATAAAGCCATGGTTTTGAAACACCATCCAGACAAGCGAAAAACAGCAGGAGAACAGATAGGTGAAGGTGACAATGACTACTTTACTTGTATAACAAAAG CCTATGAAATTTTGTCAGATCCTCTGAAGAGACGAGCCTTTAACAGTATAGATCCTACTTTTGATAACACTGTTCCTTCTAAAAGTGAAGCAAAGGAAAACTTCTTTGAAGTTTTTTCCCCGGTTTTTGAAAGAAATGCCAG ATGGTCAAATAAGAAAAATGTACCTAAGCTTGGGGACACAAATTCCTCCTTTGAAGAGGTAgatgcattttattcattttg GTATAATTTTGATTCTTGGCGGGAGTTTTCTTACTTAgacgaagaagaaaaagaaaaagcagaatg TCGAGATGAGAGGAGGTGGATTGAAAAACAGAACAGAGCAGCTAGAGCAttaaggaaaaaggaagagatgAATAGAATAAGGACACTCGTTG aCACCGCATACAGCTGTGATCCCAGAATAAAGAAgttcaaggaagaagaaaaagcaaagaaagaagCGGAAAAGAAAGCAAAGGCAGAAGCAAAACGAAAAGAACAGGAGGAGCGTGACAGA CAAAGGCAAGCAGAATTAGAAGCAGCACGATTAGCcaaggaaaaagaagaggaagaaattagACAACAAGCGCTGCTAGTGAAAAAAGAGAAGGATATTcagaaaaaagcaattaaaaaggaAAGGCAAAAACTTCGAACAACCTGCAAG AACTGGAATTACTTTTCTGACAGTGAGGCAGAATGTGTTAAGATGATGGAAGAAGTAGAAAAGCTGTGTGATCGTTTGGAATTGGCAAG TCTGCAGTGCTTGAATGAAGCACTTACATCCACAAcaagggaagaaggaaaggctGCTGTAGAAAAACAG ATAGACGAAGTAAATGAACAGATAAGGAGAGAAAGGGAAGAAGCAGAGGCTCGTATGCGGCAAGCGACAAAGAGTTCTGAAAAACCCACAAGCGGAGGTGTTGGCGGAAGTAAGAACTGGTCAGAAGATGACTTACAGTTGCTAATTAAAGCAGTAAACCTCTTTCCTGCTGGGACTAACTCAAG GTGGGAAGTTATTGCCAATTACATGAATTTGCACTCTACTACGGGAATAAAGCGAACAGCAAAAGATGTTATCAACAAAGCAAAGAGCCTCCAGAAACTTG accCTCATCAGAAGGATGACATAAATAAGAAAGCTTTTGAtaagtttaaaaaagaacatgGAGTTGTGCCACAGGCAGACAGCGCTACACCGTCAGAACGTTTTGAAG ccACATTTACAGATTTGTCTCCATGGACAACAGAAGAGCAAAAACTTTTAGAACAAGCTCTCAAGACATATCCAGTGAATACTCCTGAAAGGTGGGAGAAAATAGCAGCTTCTGTTCCAGGCCGATCTAAAAAAGACTGCATGAAACGATATAAG GAACTTGTTGAAATGGTTAAAGCGAAGAAAGCTGCCCAAGAGCAAGTAGTGAATGCTGCTAAGACTAAGAAATGA